A DNA window from Mariprofundus aestuarium contains the following coding sequences:
- a CDS encoding PAS domain S-box protein translates to MSDSPVAAQESNAFSTRHWGVTSYFLATFLPVALLITAAAYSIYTIEKKSRIDLLIEQNQSMIKLQKEVIAQDFRLIISDILFLASETELQEGVNDSDNEQVLDATLELQSFVQAKKIYDQIRLIDNNGMERIRINFDGTNATVVPQEKLQSKADRYYFREALKLKKGEVYISPLDLNIELGEIEVPHKPMIRFATPLMNSEGRRLGVIIANYLGQQMLDHFINIHAEKPELSHLLNRDGYWLHSNPHGLEWGFMFEGKKEVRFQSNHGEAWQQLALKQSGYLKLDKGIYCFTSLNPLQKIMPHYDISNSLALGEWKIVAFNSAADLDLILAETRSKMLFWSLLSLPFIALIFWFLARAIVSKRVAEASARMAEARMHEAVRIALDSVITIDHQGLIIEFNKMAEQTFGYSEAEILGQSIADTIIPLLHREEHLRGMEKHLPGDQAPMLGKRLETLALHKNGHEIPIELSITPVKTGESTVFTAFIRDLSERKQSEEKIHKLSQAIEQAGESIIITDLEGSIEYVNPAFCSITGYKQEEVVGKNPRILNSGQQNLRFYQEMWKTIKNGETWQGRIIDKRKDGSQFPAILTISPITCESGEITHFIGLQQNLQEYEALEERFHQAQKMEALGTLVGGIAHDFNNTLAGITGNLYLIKKQLADRPEILKKLNIVETLSFQASEMIRQLMAFSRRSVINMEQLYLPSFLKETSKIHKVSIPENIHLSYIISNESMYIQADVNQLQQMMLNLINNARDALEGVEKPAISIELKRFTADPSFLDHHPGTDAVDFAQISVSDNGHGIAQEDIDHIFEPFFTTKEVGKGTGLGLSMVYGCVHSHKGFIEASSNKPNGTRFDIYIPLLEPEVGAQHLLGEQSILVETGDGETVLLVDDDLSLISTVSEILEGLNYNVLTASNGQEAVETFMIHHHAIKLLILDVVMPIMGGYDALLEMRKINPAIKCIFTTGYDKMKVLQSQDMSDKETVLAKPYEVSELSRLIHDRLK, encoded by the coding sequence ATGTCCGATTCACCGGTTGCCGCTCAGGAGAGCAACGCCTTTTCTACTCGCCATTGGGGAGTAACTTCCTATTTTCTCGCCACATTTCTGCCTGTTGCTCTGCTTATTACCGCCGCTGCTTACTCGATCTATACCATAGAGAAAAAGAGCCGCATTGATCTCCTGATAGAGCAGAACCAGAGCATGATTAAATTGCAGAAAGAGGTGATCGCTCAGGACTTTCGGCTGATCATTTCCGATATTCTCTTCCTCGCAAGCGAAACCGAGCTGCAGGAGGGGGTGAATGATTCTGACAACGAGCAGGTGCTCGACGCTACCCTCGAGCTACAGAGTTTCGTTCAGGCAAAAAAAATCTACGACCAGATCCGCCTGATCGACAACAACGGTATGGAGCGGATACGCATCAACTTTGATGGCACCAATGCGACCGTCGTACCGCAGGAGAAACTGCAATCAAAAGCGGACCGCTACTATTTCAGGGAAGCGTTAAAGCTGAAGAAGGGAGAGGTTTATATCTCTCCGCTTGATCTCAATATCGAGCTTGGAGAGATTGAGGTTCCCCATAAACCGATGATCCGTTTCGCAACACCACTGATGAATTCAGAAGGGCGGCGACTTGGTGTAATCATCGCCAACTATCTGGGACAGCAGATGCTCGACCACTTTATCAATATCCATGCCGAAAAGCCGGAGCTCTCCCATCTGCTCAACCGCGATGGATACTGGCTGCACAGCAACCCTCACGGACTTGAGTGGGGTTTCATGTTTGAAGGAAAAAAAGAGGTGCGTTTCCAGAGCAATCATGGCGAAGCTTGGCAGCAACTCGCTCTTAAGCAGAGCGGATATCTGAAGCTAGACAAAGGCATCTACTGTTTCACGAGCCTCAACCCTCTGCAGAAAATTATGCCGCATTACGATATCAGCAACAGTTTGGCGCTTGGTGAGTGGAAGATCGTCGCCTTTAATTCGGCCGCCGATCTCGACCTCATACTTGCCGAAACCAGATCCAAAATGCTTTTCTGGAGCCTGCTGTCATTGCCGTTCATCGCATTGATCTTCTGGTTTCTTGCCAGGGCTATCGTCAGCAAGAGAGTGGCTGAGGCATCTGCCCGCATGGCAGAGGCAAGGATGCACGAAGCGGTACGCATAGCGCTGGACAGCGTGATCACCATTGATCACCAAGGCCTTATCATTGAGTTCAACAAAATGGCGGAGCAGACCTTCGGCTACAGCGAAGCTGAGATCCTTGGCCAGTCCATTGCCGACACCATCATTCCGCTCCTACACCGTGAAGAACACCTGCGGGGCATGGAGAAACATCTACCAGGTGATCAGGCACCGATGCTTGGAAAACGGCTTGAAACTCTGGCTCTTCACAAGAATGGCCATGAGATCCCAATTGAACTCTCGATCACACCTGTTAAAACCGGCGAGAGCACCGTGTTCACTGCTTTCATTCGAGACCTGAGTGAGAGAAAGCAGAGTGAAGAGAAAATCCATAAGCTCTCACAGGCGATCGAACAGGCTGGGGAATCGATTATCATCACCGACCTAGAGGGAAGCATCGAGTATGTGAACCCTGCCTTCTGCTCCATTACCGGCTACAAACAGGAAGAGGTAGTTGGCAAGAACCCGAGAATCCTGAACAGCGGCCAACAGAACCTCCGCTTTTATCAGGAGATGTGGAAAACCATCAAAAATGGCGAGACATGGCAGGGAAGAATTATCGACAAACGCAAGGATGGCAGCCAGTTTCCTGCAATCCTGACTATCTCACCGATCACTTGCGAGTCCGGTGAAATCACCCATTTCATCGGCCTGCAGCAGAATCTTCAGGAGTACGAGGCGCTGGAGGAGCGCTTCCATCAGGCTCAGAAGATGGAGGCGCTCGGAACACTGGTGGGAGGCATCGCCCACGACTTCAACAATACGCTGGCAGGCATCACCGGCAACCTCTATCTCATCAAAAAACAGCTGGCCGACCGGCCGGAAATCCTTAAGAAATTAAACATAGTCGAAACTCTCTCTTTTCAGGCATCCGAGATGATCCGGCAGCTCATGGCATTCTCTCGCCGCAGCGTCATCAACATGGAGCAACTCTACCTCCCCTCTTTTCTCAAGGAGACAAGCAAAATTCACAAGGTATCCATTCCCGAGAACATCCATCTCAGCTACATTATCAGCAACGAATCGATGTATATCCAGGCCGATGTCAACCAGCTGCAACAGATGATGCTCAACCTCATCAATAATGCACGGGATGCCCTGGAAGGGGTTGAAAAGCCTGCAATCAGCATCGAACTGAAACGATTCACTGCTGACCCCTCATTCCTTGACCACCACCCGGGAACGGATGCAGTCGACTTTGCGCAGATATCTGTAAGCGACAACGGACATGGTATTGCCCAGGAGGATATCGACCACATATTCGAACCCTTTTTCACCACCAAGGAGGTGGGCAAAGGGACCGGACTTGGTCTCTCCATGGTCTATGGTTGCGTGCACTCCCATAAGGGCTTTATCGAAGCCAGCAGCAACAAACCCAATGGCACCCGTTTCGACATCTATATTCCACTGCTGGAGCCAGAAGTAGGTGCGCAGCATTTGCTGGGTGAACAAAGTATCTTGGTTGAAACCGGCGATGGCGAGACAGTCCTGCTGGTTGATGACGATCTGTCGCTGATCAGTACGGTGAGCGAGATTCTTGAAGGTCTTAACTACAATGTGCTCACGGCCAGCAACGGCCAGGAAGCCGTAGAAACCTTTATGATTCACCATCATGCGATAAAACTTCTTATTCTCGATGTCGTGATGCCAATCATGGGTGGCTACGATGCATTGCTGGAGATGCGCAAAATCAATCCTGCCATCAAATGCATA
- a CDS encoding DUF1015 domain-containing protein yields MSLIRPFAGLRPTAKFADAVIAPPYDVLNSSEARAQTVGKPWSFLHVSKAEIDLPEDTDPFDASVYTKSAENFNRMLAEHVLVQGEAPCYYVYRLKMGKHVQTGIAAVASVDAYDAGRIKKHEFTRPVKEDDRVRQIDALSAQTGPVFLVYRANAVVDAILVEVAANSPDMDVTADSGVQHTLWVIRDSDQITAITSAFEAMDALYVADGHHRSAAASRVAAARKASNPAHTGNEAYNYFLSVIFPHDQMYILDYNRVVRDLNGLDANSLIARIGESFDVEMADEPVHPECAASFGMYLDGSWYALTIREELVPQDDPVARLDVSLLAANLIEPLLGISDPRRDPRIDFVGGIRGLSELEKRVDSGEMAVAFSMFPTSMDDLMAVADSGEVMPPKSTWFEPKLADGVVSHLLD; encoded by the coding sequence ATGTCCCTGATCCGCCCGTTTGCAGGCCTGAGGCCTACCGCCAAATTTGCCGATGCAGTGATTGCGCCGCCCTATGATGTACTGAACAGCAGTGAGGCGAGGGCACAAACTGTGGGTAAACCCTGGAGCTTTCTTCATGTATCCAAGGCGGAGATCGACCTGCCAGAGGATACCGATCCCTTTGATGCTTCTGTCTATACGAAGTCGGCCGAGAACTTCAACCGCATGCTGGCTGAGCATGTGCTCGTTCAGGGCGAAGCCCCGTGTTATTACGTCTACCGGCTGAAAATGGGTAAGCATGTGCAGACAGGCATTGCCGCCGTCGCATCGGTGGATGCTTACGATGCAGGCCGCATCAAAAAGCATGAGTTTACCCGTCCTGTCAAAGAGGATGACCGGGTACGCCAGATTGATGCCCTGAGTGCGCAGACCGGCCCTGTGTTTCTGGTTTACCGGGCCAATGCAGTTGTGGACGCTATCCTTGTCGAGGTTGCGGCTAATAGCCCTGACATGGACGTCACTGCCGATAGTGGCGTTCAGCATACCCTATGGGTGATTCGCGATTCCGATCAGATTACAGCCATCACCAGCGCATTCGAAGCCATGGATGCACTCTATGTGGCTGATGGTCACCATCGTTCAGCTGCTGCCTCACGCGTGGCCGCGGCCCGCAAAGCATCCAATCCTGCTCACACGGGGAATGAGGCGTACAACTACTTCCTCAGTGTTATTTTTCCGCACGATCAGATGTATATCCTAGACTACAACCGTGTAGTTCGTGACCTTAATGGTCTGGATGCCAACAGCCTGATCGCCCGTATCGGGGAGTCTTTCGATGTCGAAATGGCCGATGAACCGGTTCACCCTGAGTGTGCGGCTAGTTTTGGCATGTATCTGGATGGCTCTTGGTATGCATTGACCATCCGGGAAGAGCTGGTTCCACAGGATGATCCGGTGGCACGCCTGGATGTATCGCTACTGGCGGCCAACCTGATCGAACCTCTGTTGGGTATCTCCGATCCGCGTCGTGATCCGCGCATCGATTTTGTTGGTGGTATTCGTGGTCTTTCAGAACTTGAGAAGCGGGTGGACTCTGGCGAGATGGCCGTTGCCTTTTCAATGTTCCCGACCTCAATGGATGATCTGATGGCCGTAGCTGACTCCGGTGAAGTGATGCCGCCGAAATCGACTTGGTTCGAGCCGAAGCTTGCCGATGGCGTGGTTTCTCATCTTCTCGACTGA